Proteins encoded in a region of the Acidobacteriota bacterium genome:
- a CDS encoding glycosyltransferase family 2 protein, whose product MVLLTWNGREDTLACLESLEAAGHPAEGERVLVVDNGSEDGTLEAVKGRFPWAERIGNAANLGFAGGNNVGIRRALDGGAEYVLLLNNDTLVRAGALPALVEDLDGHPEAGSAQPVLLAYDGERIDSLGIRVGFRPGAVDAGAGEPADRAASAPEEIFGPCAAAALYRASALREAGLLDEGLFAILEDVDLAFRLRLSGFGARLVKSATVLHKRGISGRKTSGDFRRALVLRNLQVLMWRYWPARSVALCAPLWIRWHVLARALWRRMGREGDYAAALSAARRERAALRANPRLAQIQRRWL is encoded by the coding sequence CCTCGTGGTGGACAACGGCTCCGAGGATGGGACGCTGGAGGCCGTGAAAGGGCGCTTTCCCTGGGCCGAGCGGATCGGGAACGCCGCGAACCTGGGCTTCGCCGGCGGCAACAACGTGGGGATCCGCCGGGCCCTCGACGGGGGGGCGGAGTACGTTCTGCTCCTGAACAACGACACGCTGGTGCGGGCGGGGGCCCTGCCGGCCCTCGTCGAGGACCTCGACGGGCACCCCGAGGCGGGCTCCGCCCAGCCCGTCCTGCTCGCCTACGACGGGGAGCGCATCGACTCCCTGGGCATCCGCGTGGGCTTCCGCCCGGGAGCCGTGGACGCGGGAGCGGGAGAGCCGGCCGACCGCGCCGCCTCGGCTCCGGAGGAGATCTTCGGGCCCTGCGCCGCCGCGGCCCTCTACCGGGCTTCGGCCCTCCGCGAGGCGGGCCTTCTCGACGAGGGGCTCTTCGCCATCTTGGAGGACGTGGATCTGGCCTTCCGCCTGCGCCTGAGCGGATTCGGCGCCCGCCTGGTGAAGAGTGCAACCGTTCTGCACAAGCGAGGCATCTCCGGGAGAAAAACCTCCGGGGACTTCCGGCGCGCCCTGGTGCTGAGGAACCTCCAGGTCCTCATGTGGCGTTACTGGCCCGCGCGGTCCGTGGCCCTGTGCGCTCCGCTGTGGATCCGGTGGCACGTCCTCGCGCGGGCCCTGTGGAGGAGAATGGGGCGGGAAGGGGACTACGCCGCCGCCCTGTCCGCCGCCCGGCGCGAGCGCGCGGCGCTTCGAGCGAATCCGCGCCTGGCTCAGATCCAGCGCCGGTGGCTCTGA